One stretch of Rosistilla oblonga DNA includes these proteins:
- a CDS encoding heavy-metal-associated domain-containing protein: MRFMVYVVAVLIAAGIVFVMGKPSETAQQSDPNVASSTTLAVDSGSDVDVQSVALSVPGMHCAFGCYPTVKEALESVDGVQGVELAEQKSETELDNKTVFVTFNNAFKLETALAKLEKAGFDATKIDAN, encoded by the coding sequence ATGCGATTCATGGTCTATGTTGTCGCCGTACTGATCGCCGCAGGCATCGTCTTTGTCATGGGTAAGCCCAGCGAAACCGCTCAGCAGAGCGATCCAAACGTTGCTAGCAGCACCACGCTTGCTGTCGATTCTGGATCGGACGTCGATGTCCAGAGCGTGGCGCTAAGCGTCCCTGGAATGCACTGCGCCTTTGGTTGTTACCCAACCGTCAAAGAGGCATTGGAATCGGTCGACGGAGTCCAAGGTGTCGAGCTGGCCGAGCAGAAAAGCGAAACCGAGCTGGACAACAAGACTGTCTTCGTGACCTTCAACAATGCTTTCAAACTGGAAACCGCATTGGCGAAGCTGGAAAAGGCGGGCTTCGACGCCACCAAGATCGACGCCAACTAA
- a CDS encoding alpha/beta hydrolase, translating into MKSVCVAAFAALLICASTADAQQAPTHANVPYGDHALQVIDFWQAEGDGPRPLLVYIHGGGWTGGDKKRRPADVQPFLDKGISYAAINYRLTGEVPLPAPVHDAARAIQFIRSKASEWNIRPDRIALTGGSAGACTSMWLLCHDDLADPKSGDPVARQSTRVTAAAVSSGQTSIDPKVIEPWLGPGVLEHRMINMAVGEATMAGALANYDKHRELYVEFSPYNHVSSDDPPLFMTYSADMTLPSKNAGHGIHHPVYGVKMKEKADSVGQECHLAIRGHSKTPFANAQAFLFAKLLAE; encoded by the coding sequence ATGAAATCTGTTTGCGTAGCCGCATTCGCGGCGTTGTTGATCTGTGCATCGACCGCCGACGCCCAACAAGCTCCGACGCACGCCAACGTTCCCTATGGTGACCACGCGTTGCAGGTGATCGATTTTTGGCAGGCCGAAGGCGATGGGCCGCGTCCGTTGTTGGTCTATATCCACGGCGGCGGCTGGACCGGCGGCGACAAAAAACGACGCCCCGCCGACGTCCAACCGTTCCTCGACAAAGGGATCTCTTATGCCGCGATCAATTATCGTTTGACCGGCGAGGTGCCGTTGCCCGCTCCGGTGCACGACGCCGCTCGCGCGATCCAGTTCATTCGCAGCAAGGCCAGCGAGTGGAACATCCGCCCCGACCGGATCGCATTGACCGGCGGAAGCGCCGGCGCATGCACTTCGATGTGGCTGTTGTGCCACGACGATCTGGCCGATCCGAAATCGGGCGACCCCGTGGCCCGTCAATCGACGCGAGTTACCGCCGCTGCCGTCTCTTCCGGACAGACCTCGATCGACCCCAAGGTCATCGAACCCTGGCTGGGACCGGGCGTGCTGGAGCACCGGATGATCAACATGGCAGTCGGCGAAGCGACGATGGCCGGGGCGCTGGCCAACTACGACAAGCACCGCGAACTGTATGTCGAATTCTCGCCTTACAATCACGTCAGCAGCGACGATCCTCCGCTGTTCATGACCTATTCCGCCGACATGACGCTGCCGTCAAAAAATGCGGGGCACGGAATCCATCACCCCGTCTACGGCGTCAAGATGAAAGAGAAAGCCGATAGCGTTGGGCAGGAATGCCATCTGGCGATCCGCGGACACTCGAAGACCCCGTTTGCCAACGCACAAGCTTTTTTGTTCGCCAAGCTGCTGGCGGAATGA